One segment of Plasmodium vivax chromosome 14, whole genome shotgun sequence DNA contains the following:
- a CDS encoding clathrin coat assembly protein AP50, putative (encoded by transcript PVX_123590A), translating into MIDALYIFFINGQLLIQRNYRNVTRKNDLSHYINKYIKTKRFFEHPIIEINNVFFLNVSINEIVITVLTRSNSNICLIFNFIYKFIEILNYFFNNEISGINIVNNFVLIYEICDEIIDYGYPQTLEVNILKNSLLNKVKYYSRTSKYFQKLSNELRNPNCVIEDIVHDTNIQNQNEGLHMKYYNGNSKDSYKKSSLKNTNSYELNEKNKLKYIGKETLNRIKNKIINNTKPTNNFNYITGNCTWRNNNIYYKKNEIYIDILEILNVTINSNNLIYAHINGKVTLKCFLSGMPICELSTNNRINLLNNVGNASSGNNPSGGNNHPNNAASANSGSKNAGKGKFHQSNSKRKSTSEEKETDDIIIDNCIFHHCVTLSKYENSKLITFTPPDGTFELMKYTITKNIQIPFHIIAIYNPILQYSKSLERKFSLKKLTNNSKSVYGDYKNTNRYEYAVTIKSNYKGSMHATDVVIKIPIYKFSENVEVKYKSTGKTEFNNIEGIVTWRIKKFSSSSEHSIKIYLTLENQNQIYSNMNNTQKVDDLSKVVLQVHKVKNMNTVKFLNTYKMPITLSFKIPMFTSSGMYIRYLKVFEKSNYKIIKWIKYLTESGIYQYK; encoded by the coding sequence ATGATAGACGCcctgtacatttttttcataaacgGGCAATTGCTAATACAGAGGAACTACCGAAACGTGACGAGGAAAAACGACCTGAGCCACTACATAAACAAGTACATAAAAACGAAGAGATTCTTCGAGCACCCAATAATCGAAATAAACAACGTCTTCTTCCTAAACGTGAGCATAAACGAAATTGTCATAACGGTTCTGACCAGGAGCAACTCCAACATCTGCCTCATCTTCAActttatatacaaatttatagaaatattaaattacttttttaacaaCGAAATTTCGGGCATAAATATAGTTAACAACTTTGTCTTGATTTACGAAATATGTGATGAAATAATTGACTACGGATATCCACAAACGTTGGAAGtgaacattttgaagaatagCCTCCTGAATAAGGTGAAATATTACAGCAGGACTTCTAAATATTTTCAGAAGCTGTCAAATGAGCTACGGAACCCCAACTGTGTGATTGAAGATATTGTTCATGACACGAATATACAAAATCAGAATGAGGGGCTGcatatgaaatattataatggAAATAGCAAAGATTCGTACAAAAAGAGTAGCTTAAAAAATACCAATAGTTACGaattgaatgaaaaaaataaactaaaatATATAGGGAAGGAAACGCTAAAccgaattaaaaataaaataattaacaataCGAAACCAacgaataattttaattacataacGGGGAACTGCACTTGGAGAAACAAcaacatttattataaaaaaaatgaaatatacaTCGACATACTGGAAATACTGAATGTTACAATAAATAGCAACAATTTGATTTATGCCCACATCAATGGAAAGGTCACACTGAAATGCTTCCTCTCAGGGATGCCCATATGTGAACTAAGCACAAACAATAGGATTAACCTTCTTAACAATGTCGGTAATGCCTCTAGCGGGAATAATCCCTCTGGTGGGAATAATCACCCCAATAATGCGGCCTCCGCGAATAGTGGCTCGAAAAATGccggaaagggaaaattcCATCAAAGCAACAGCAAGAGGAAAAGCACAagtgaggaaaaagaaacggaCGATATTATTATCGACAATTGCATTTTTCACCACTGTGTGACGCTCTCCAAGTATGAAAATAGCAAACTCATTACCTTCACCCCCCCGGATGGTACATTTGAACTGATGAAATATACCATTACCAAAAATATTCAGATACCCTTTCACATTATAGCTATATATAACCCTATACTGCAGTACTCCAAATCGTTGGAGAGAAAATTCTCCCTCAAAAAACTCACAAATAATAGCAAAAGTGTCTATGgggattataaaaatacaaacaggTACGAATACGCCGTTACCATTAAATCGAATTATAAGGGAAGTATGCATGCCACGGATGTTGTGATAAAAATTCCTATTTATAAGTTCTCTGAAAATGTTGAGGTGAAATATAAATCGACTGGAAAAACGGAATTTAATAACATCGAGGGAATCGTCACCtggagaattaaaaaattctcGAGCTCAAGTGAACATAGCATTAAGATATACTTAACGCTGGAAAATCAAAACCAAATTTACTCCAATATGAATAACACACAGAAGGTGGATGACTTGTCTAAGGTTGTTTTACAAGTGCACAAAGTTAAGAATATGAATACGGTGAAGTTTTTAAATACCTACAAAATGCCCATCACGCTAAGTTTTAAAATCCCCATGTTTACTTCCAGTGGCATGTATATCAGATACCTTAAAGTTTTCGAAAAATCGAACTATAAAATTATCAAGTGGATTAAATACTTAACCGAGTCTGGTATATACCAGTACAAGTGA